The following coding sequences lie in one Arachis hypogaea cultivar Tifrunner chromosome 4, arahy.Tifrunner.gnm2.J5K5, whole genome shotgun sequence genomic window:
- the LOC112795134 gene encoding uncharacterized protein gives MDKSKYCAFHQKFGHTTDECIVAKNLLERLVRQGLLDKYVSSGSQKEPTKDMDNLRYNSDHREKGIWRGPVETPASKGVINYISDGFAGGGITNTARKRCYRTMMTMEGSHQNPPAPTSAAHISFNADGFKSQTPNLDDPVVISVHMGELTVKNVLLDPGSSVDVLFYSTFKKMQLSDKALQPS, from the coding sequence ATGGACAAAAGCAAATACTGTGCGTTCCACCAAAAGTTCGGTCACACAACTGATGAATGCATAGTAGCTAAAAACCTACTGGAGAGGTTAGTAAGACAGGGACTATTAGACAAATACGTTAGCTCCGGAAGTCAGAAGGAGCCAACCAAGGACATGGACAATCTGAGGTATAACTCGGATCATAGAGAAAAAGGAATATGGCGTGGCCCAGTGGAGACTCCTGCCTCCAAGGGAGTCATAAACTACATATCAGATGGCTTCGCTGGAGGAGGAATCACTAACACAGCCAGAAAAAGATGCTATCGAACGATGATGACAATGGAAGGATCTCATCAAAACCCACCAGCCCCGACCTCAGCCGCCCACATCAGTTTCAATGCTGATGGCTTTAAATCACAGACGCCAAATTTAGATGACCCAGTGGTGATCTCAGTACACATGGGAGAACTAACCGTGAAAAATGTACTACTCGATCCAGGAAGCAGTGTCGATGTCTTATTCTACTCCACGTTCAAAAAGATGCAGCTAAGCGACAAGGCATTGCAACCATCATGA